From Micromonospora rhizosphaerae, the proteins below share one genomic window:
- a CDS encoding c-type cytochrome, whose amino-acid sequence MRIPRRIGVRWPVLLAMSVLVAVPACSRTDPSPPPESRTGNPERGAELIQQYGCGSCHTIPGINRANGLVGPPLTRFGARSYIAGELPNNADNLRRWISNPQAVEPGTAMPALGVDPIDAQDIAAYLYTLD is encoded by the coding sequence ATGAGGATTCCTCGTCGGATCGGGGTCCGGTGGCCCGTCCTGCTGGCGATGTCGGTCCTGGTCGCCGTGCCCGCGTGCAGCCGGACCGACCCGTCACCGCCGCCCGAGTCACGTACCGGGAATCCGGAGCGGGGCGCCGAACTCATCCAGCAGTACGGCTGCGGCTCCTGCCACACCATCCCGGGCATCAACCGGGCCAACGGTCTCGTCGGTCCACCGCTGACCCGGTTCGGTGCCCGCTCGTACATCGCCGGCGAGCTGCCCAACAACGCCGACAACCTGCGGCGCTGGATCTCGAATCCGCAGGCGGTGGAGCCCGGAACGGCCATGCCCGCCCTCGGCGTCGACCCGATCGACGCGCAGGACATCGCCGCCTACCTCTACACCCTGGACTGA
- a CDS encoding cytochrome c oxidase assembly protein, translating to MTATGASMDPGRGSVAEGLLAMVLVVSLALVAAGYGRGVHELWARRGLGRVVPVWRVVAFGAGLLVVLAAQGGPVHERAEGSFAGHMAQHMLLLLLAGPLLAAGVAGLPVSLVCSVPLRRRLARWRVTPAARWLRRPTTYALLAGGAQTLVLWIWHLPTTYVAALEHPVVHAVEHLCFVGSAWLLWTPVVGSPRHRPPAPVAVLLLLGTMLPASALGAVLTFAPEPVYPAQVFGTDPLADQQLAGLLMWAPMDVAVLVATLAMFLRWLLQRERLDADRSVPASGDRWNGDPAVEARTERLVG from the coding sequence ATGACCGCCACCGGGGCGAGCATGGACCCGGGCCGGGGCTCCGTCGCGGAAGGCCTGCTGGCGATGGTGCTCGTCGTGTCGCTGGCCCTGGTCGCCGCGGGGTACGGACGCGGTGTGCACGAGCTGTGGGCACGCCGCGGCCTCGGCCGGGTCGTGCCGGTCTGGCGCGTGGTCGCCTTCGGTGCCGGCCTGCTCGTCGTCCTCGCCGCTCAGGGCGGCCCGGTCCACGAGCGTGCCGAGGGCTCGTTCGCCGGACACATGGCCCAGCACATGCTCCTTCTGCTACTGGCCGGGCCGCTGCTCGCGGCCGGGGTCGCGGGGCTGCCGGTGAGCCTCGTCTGCTCGGTGCCGCTGCGCCGGCGGCTGGCCCGTTGGCGGGTCACCCCGGCCGCCCGGTGGCTGCGCCGGCCGACGACGTACGCGCTGCTGGCCGGCGGGGCGCAGACCCTGGTGCTCTGGATCTGGCACCTGCCGACGACCTACGTCGCCGCGCTGGAGCATCCCGTCGTGCACGCCGTGGAGCATCTGTGTTTCGTCGGGTCGGCGTGGCTGCTCTGGACGCCGGTGGTCGGCTCGCCGCGCCACCGGCCGCCCGCCCCGGTGGCGGTCCTGCTGCTGCTCGGCACCATGCTGCCGGCCTCCGCGCTGGGCGCGGTGCTGACCTTCGCCCCCGAACCGGTCTATCCCGCCCAGGTGTTCGGCACCGATCCGCTGGCGGATCAGCAACTGGCGGGTCTGCTGATGTGGGCGCCGATGGACGTGGCCGTCCTGGTCGCGACGCTGGCCATGTTCCTGCGCTGGCTCCTGCAGCGGGAGCGGCTCGACGCTGACCGGTCGGTGCCGGCCAGCGGCGACCGGTGGAACGGGGATCCCGCGGTCGAGGCGCGGACGGAAAGGCTGGTGGGATGA
- a CDS encoding cytochrome c oxidase subunit 3, protein MTGRGGVAAATGAEALSTELPVGRPTGWWGMVLFVTTEATLFACLLGSYFYLRFQYGPHWPPHGIEAPKLLRPLVMTAVLLPSSLPVIWAEHGIRRGQRWRLRAGLATTLLLGATFLTLLATEYAETLRHFTLTTDVYGSLFYLITGFHGLHVLVGLTMLSWLFAASLRRGRFGARRHERVRNVAIYWHFVDVVWAAILFTIYLSPRL, encoded by the coding sequence ATGACGGGGCGTGGTGGCGTCGCGGCGGCGACCGGGGCCGAGGCGCTGAGCACCGAGCTACCGGTCGGCCGGCCCACCGGCTGGTGGGGGATGGTGCTCTTCGTCACCACCGAGGCCACCCTCTTCGCCTGCCTGCTCGGCAGCTACTTCTATCTGCGCTTCCAGTACGGTCCCCACTGGCCCCCGCACGGGATCGAGGCACCGAAACTGCTCCGGCCACTGGTGATGACGGCGGTGCTGCTGCCCAGCAGCCTGCCGGTGATCTGGGCGGAGCACGGCATCCGCCGCGGTCAACGCTGGCGGCTGCGCGCCGGACTGGCCACCACGCTGCTGCTCGGCGCCACCTTCCTGACGTTGCTGGCCACGGAGTATGCCGAGACGCTGCGGCACTTCACCCTCACCACCGACGTCTACGGATCGCTGTTCTACCTCATCACCGGCTTCCACGGGTTACACGTGCTGGTCGGGCTGACGATGCTGAGCTGGCTGTTCGCCGCGTCCCTGCGGCGCGGCCGCTTCGGCGCCCGCCGGCACGAGCGGGTGCGTAACGTCGCGATCTACTGGCACTTCGTCGACGTGGTCTGGGCCGCCATCCTGTTCACCATCTACCTCTCGCCGAGGCTGTGA
- the ctaD gene encoding cytochrome c oxidase subunit I: MSTVAPPSSGVSREDLDRLAEHWGERPSVRSWFSTIDHKRIGRRYLVTAGLFFVLAGLSALLMRTQLARPEAGILSPREYNQLFTMHGTAMIFLFATPMLFGFGNFLVPLMIGSRDMAFPKLNALGYWIFLFAGLFMWASLPFGAAPNNGWFAYAPLSQEQHNPGLHMDVYALGLLFLGISTTASSINFIVTALKLRAPGMSLNRVPLFVWAIVATAFMVIFALPALNADNAMLFLDRRFGTHFFDPSAGGNVLLWQHLFWIFGHPDVYIIVMPALGIVSAVLPAFTRRGVVGYPLIVLSIVAISIISFGVWVHHMFATGLPQLSYSFFSAASSIITIPSGIQIFAWLATMLLGRLVVRVPLLFLIGFIVTFVLGGFTGAMFALTAFDQQVTDSYFVVAHFHYVLIGGAVFPMLAGLYYWLPKITGRMYHERLGRWAFWLVFAGMHVTFFPMHLYGLFGMPRRVYTYRGDLGWDGWNLLSTAGSYLLALGLLLVLVGVVHALRRGRPAPADPWGGDTLEWSTSSPPEPYNFPVVPRVHSLHPVWDERTAESTGPGATEDRILSDGRRTVFTSELDARYERAVRMPEASLQPLVLATALLVLFTALLLGWYPLAGLAVVAVAATVAVWAWPPRWADEAAA; the protein is encoded by the coding sequence ATGTCGACTGTTGCCCCGCCCTCGTCGGGGGTCAGCCGGGAGGACCTGGACCGGCTCGCCGAACACTGGGGTGAGCGGCCGTCGGTCCGGTCCTGGTTCAGCACCATCGACCACAAGCGAATCGGCCGCCGTTACCTGGTGACGGCCGGTCTGTTCTTCGTGCTCGCCGGCCTCAGCGCCCTGCTGATGCGGACCCAGCTGGCCCGACCGGAGGCGGGCATCCTCTCCCCGCGGGAGTACAACCAACTGTTCACCATGCACGGCACGGCGATGATCTTCCTGTTCGCCACCCCGATGCTCTTCGGCTTCGGCAACTTCCTCGTCCCGCTGATGATCGGCTCGCGGGACATGGCCTTCCCGAAGCTCAACGCGCTCGGCTACTGGATCTTCCTGTTCGCCGGCCTGTTCATGTGGGCGAGCCTGCCGTTCGGCGCGGCGCCGAACAACGGCTGGTTCGCCTACGCCCCGCTCAGCCAGGAGCAGCACAATCCCGGGTTGCACATGGACGTGTACGCCCTCGGCCTGCTCTTCCTCGGCATCTCGACGACCGCCAGCTCGATCAACTTCATCGTCACCGCGCTCAAGCTGCGCGCCCCCGGGATGTCACTCAACCGGGTGCCACTGTTCGTCTGGGCGATCGTGGCCACCGCGTTCATGGTCATCTTTGCGCTGCCCGCGTTGAACGCGGACAACGCCATGCTGTTCCTCGACCGCCGGTTCGGCACGCACTTCTTCGACCCGTCGGCCGGCGGCAACGTGCTGCTCTGGCAGCACCTGTTCTGGATCTTCGGCCACCCGGACGTATACATCATCGTGATGCCGGCGCTGGGCATCGTCTCCGCGGTGCTGCCCGCGTTCACCCGCCGGGGCGTGGTCGGCTACCCACTGATCGTGCTCTCCATCGTGGCGATCTCGATCATCTCGTTCGGGGTGTGGGTGCACCACATGTTCGCCACCGGGCTGCCCCAGCTGTCGTACAGCTTCTTCAGCGCGGCCAGCTCGATCATCACGATCCCGTCCGGCATCCAGATCTTCGCCTGGCTGGCCACCATGCTGCTCGGCCGGCTGGTCGTCCGGGTACCGCTGCTGTTCCTGATCGGGTTCATCGTGACCTTCGTGCTCGGCGGCTTCACCGGGGCGATGTTCGCGCTGACCGCGTTCGACCAGCAGGTCACCGACTCCTACTTCGTCGTGGCGCACTTCCACTACGTCCTCATCGGCGGCGCGGTCTTCCCGATGCTCGCGGGCCTGTACTACTGGCTGCCGAAGATCACCGGCCGGATGTACCACGAGCGGCTCGGCCGATGGGCGTTCTGGCTGGTGTTCGCCGGCATGCACGTGACCTTCTTTCCGATGCACCTGTACGGCCTGTTCGGCATGCCGCGCCGGGTCTACACGTACCGCGGCGACCTGGGCTGGGACGGGTGGAACCTGCTCAGCACCGCCGGGTCGTACCTGCTCGCCCTCGGTCTGCTGCTGGTGCTGGTCGGGGTGGTGCACGCGCTGCGCCGCGGCCGACCCGCCCCGGCCGACCCGTGGGGCGGGGACACCCTGGAGTGGTCGACCAGTTCCCCGCCGGAGCCGTACAACTTCCCGGTGGTGCCCCGGGTGCACAGCCTGCATCCCGTGTGGGACGAGCGCACCGCCGAGTCGACCGGGCCGGGCGCGACCGAGGACCGCATCCTGAGCGACGGACGTCGGACGGTGTTCACCAGCGAGCTGGACGCGCGCTACGAGCGGGCGGTGCGGATGCCGGAGGCCAGCCTGCAGCCGCTCGTCCTCGCCACGGCGCTGCTGGTCCTCTTCACCGCGCTGCTCCTCGGCTGGTACCCGCTGGCCGGCCTCGCGGTGGTCGCGGTGGCCGCGACGGTGGCGGTCTGGGCCTGGCCACCCCGCTGGGCGGACGAGGCGGCGGCATGA
- the coxB gene encoding cytochrome c oxidase subunit II has protein sequence MRGARVVAAGLGALSVLAGCPADAPSALDPAGAGAHRIEGLWWLLFWVSVVVFLEVAALLAWALVFRRGERTRIRHGQPLRFVTIAGAGLPFVILVAVYGVGLRDLAALSADPGPDGPTVEVTGHKWWWEVRYEGVSGATANEIHIPVGERVRVRLRAADVLHSFWVPQLMPKTDLIAGEMRETWLLANRAGSYRGQCAEYCGLQHAHMALMVIAEPRRDFDAWVARLGAPARAPQSEAERRGQQAFLQGTCAACHAVRGTSAQGRVGPDLSDMGARWSIGAGAVPNDAGHLGGWIANPQTVKPGNAMPPQPVDAAQLPDLIAYLRSLK, from the coding sequence ATGCGCGGTGCCCGGGTGGTCGCCGCCGGGCTCGGTGCACTGTCCGTGCTCGCCGGATGCCCGGCGGACGCGCCCTCCGCGCTCGACCCCGCGGGGGCCGGGGCACACCGGATCGAGGGCCTCTGGTGGCTGCTGTTCTGGGTCTCCGTGGTGGTTTTCCTCGAGGTGGCGGCTCTCCTGGCCTGGGCGCTGGTGTTCCGGCGCGGCGAGCGGACCCGGATCCGGCACGGCCAGCCGCTGCGGTTCGTGACGATCGCCGGCGCCGGGCTGCCCTTCGTGATCCTGGTCGCGGTGTACGGGGTCGGCCTGCGGGACCTCGCCGCGCTCAGCGCGGATCCCGGGCCGGATGGTCCGACCGTCGAGGTCACCGGCCACAAGTGGTGGTGGGAGGTGCGCTACGAGGGGGTCTCCGGGGCCACCGCCAACGAGATCCACATCCCGGTCGGCGAGCGGGTACGGGTGCGGCTGCGGGCCGCCGACGTGCTGCACAGCTTCTGGGTGCCCCAGCTGATGCCCAAGACCGACCTGATCGCCGGCGAGATGCGCGAGACGTGGCTGCTCGCGAACCGGGCCGGCAGCTACCGTGGGCAGTGCGCGGAGTACTGCGGACTGCAGCACGCCCACATGGCCTTGATGGTCATCGCCGAGCCGCGGCGGGACTTCGACGCCTGGGTCGCCCGCCTGGGTGCGCCGGCCCGCGCACCGCAGTCGGAGGCCGAGCGCCGTGGGCAGCAGGCGTTCCTGCAGGGCACCTGTGCCGCCTGCCACGCGGTACGCGGCACCAGCGCCCAGGGCCGGGTCGGGCCCGACCTGTCCGACATGGGCGCCCGGTGGAGCATCGGGGCCGGCGCGGTCCCCAACGACGCCGGCCACCTGGGCGGGTGGATCGCCAACCCGCAGACGGTCAAACCGGGCAACGCCATGCCGCCGCAGCCGGTGGACGCCGCGCAGCTACCCGACCTCATCGCGTATCTGCGGTCGCTGAAGTAG
- the ccsA gene encoding cytochrome c biogenesis protein CcsA, giving the protein METSSVDLASDTLQAAARRRTIAWFAGGLAVAAAVAGGVVAPPDRFQGQAQRLMYLHVPAAWVAYAAFAVVLASSAAYLIRGDLRWDRLARPAAEVGVALTAVAIVSGALWGHLVWGTWWAWDPRLVSTALLLLAYAGYLALRRMISERTGALDGMDHRIARPAAVLGVSGFLLVPAVHFSVVWWRSLHQQATVLAPDRPPIDLRMGVALLLAVAAATLGAFCVLLYRLVALERRLGRQTSGLPGSDARTRVPIG; this is encoded by the coding sequence ATGGAAACCTCCAGCGTCGACCTCGCCTCGGACACCCTCCAGGCCGCCGCCCGGCGCCGAACCATCGCGTGGTTCGCCGGCGGCCTCGCCGTGGCGGCCGCCGTGGCCGGCGGCGTGGTGGCGCCCCCGGACCGGTTTCAGGGGCAGGCGCAACGGCTGATGTATTTGCACGTACCAGCCGCCTGGGTGGCGTACGCCGCGTTCGCGGTCGTCCTGGCGAGCAGCGCGGCGTACCTGATCCGCGGGGACCTGCGGTGGGACCGCCTGGCCCGGCCCGCCGCCGAGGTCGGCGTCGCGCTGACAGCCGTCGCGATCGTCAGCGGTGCACTCTGGGGACACCTGGTCTGGGGCACCTGGTGGGCCTGGGATCCACGCCTGGTCAGCACCGCCCTGCTGCTCCTGGCTTACGCCGGCTACCTCGCGCTGCGCCGGATGATCAGTGAACGGACCGGCGCTCTGGACGGCATGGACCACCGGATCGCCCGACCGGCGGCGGTGCTCGGAGTGAGCGGCTTCCTGCTGGTACCGGCCGTGCACTTCTCGGTCGTCTGGTGGCGGTCACTGCACCAGCAGGCCACCGTGCTGGCCCCGGACCGCCCCCCGATCGACCTGCGCATGGGGGTGGCCCTGCTGCTCGCCGTGGCCGCCGCGACGCTCGGCGCCTTCTGCGTGCTGCTCTACCGGCTGGTCGCCCTCGAACGCCGGCTCGGCCGGCAGACGTCCGGTCTGCCGGGTTCGGACGCTCGGACCCGGGTCCCCATCGGATGA
- a CDS encoding cytochrome c maturation protein CcmE — protein sequence MIRPRSGRIAAIAVVLAAGGVLAASALQDTLTYYRTPAEVLGDPDAGRHRLRLGGEVVPGSLSRTDELVVFRLAEDGHEVTVAQRGVPPETFREGEEAVVEGVLDSDGVFRSDRVLVRHGNEYRPSTGPGKPADAR from the coding sequence ATGATCCGCCCGCGCTCCGGTCGAATCGCCGCGATCGCCGTCGTCCTCGCCGCCGGCGGCGTGCTCGCCGCCAGCGCCCTGCAGGACACCCTTACCTACTACCGCACCCCCGCCGAGGTGCTCGGCGACCCGGACGCGGGACGCCACCGGCTGCGACTGGGTGGCGAGGTCGTCCCCGGATCGCTGAGCCGGACCGACGAGCTGGTCGTGTTCCGGCTGGCCGAGGACGGCCATGAGGTCACCGTGGCACAGCGCGGCGTGCCGCCCGAGACCTTCCGGGAGGGCGAGGAGGCGGTCGTCGAGGGCGTCCTCGACTCGGACGGGGTGTTCCGCTCCGACCGGGTGCTGGTCCGGCACGGCAACGAGTACCGGCCGTCGACCGGACCCGGGAAGCCCGCCGATGCTCGGTGA
- a CDS encoding heme lyase CcmF/NrfE family subunit, whose product MLGELGTASLAAGMLSATLTALLWLRTALFGGPTRPARITTTLTLLAAVAACAVLEAALLRHDFSVRFVAENGGHGVPVYYTVTSLWSALDGSLLLWLLIHGGYATALARRPGRYPSRLHGYAMVVVSAVGMFFFALAYFAANPFRTVQPVPVSGPGPNPLLQQHPAMGLHPPLLYAGYIGLVVPFAFALAALLAGRAGRGWLSAARPWALFAWVTLTAGIGLGAWWSYAVLGWGGYWAWDPVENASLLPWLTATAFLHTTLPAGRPGTRATWNVLLACASFVLVLLGTFLTRSGAVASVHAFTASPLGPMLLGFVLLAVTVSTVLSGWRAPPPAAGPPAPLLSRSTAVLVNGVLLLTITAMVLVGTIFPLLSESLGGTRTAVGPAYYHRTAVPLAVVLLVVMGATPALRGSPRRLAVPAGAALATVAVVGLANRPGLPALTAFAAGAFVLAGVAGQATDRLRRPARASRRARLAGFAGLAAHAGIAVVALGVAGTSAYSASAERELRVGEAVTVGDVSVRLVEVHRQAGADGMAVSARLRLTEPRDRDRILAPDLRYYPARDTAVTVPRIETGLLRDTYVTLIAVAPDNSGATVRLAVNPLVGLLWAGGALTVAGGLLALLTSVRQRRTGNSRPPEVRPAVGAATVAQART is encoded by the coding sequence ATGCTCGGTGAACTCGGCACCGCGAGCCTCGCGGCCGGAATGCTCTCCGCCACTCTCACGGCCCTGCTCTGGCTGCGGACCGCCCTCTTCGGCGGACCGACCCGCCCGGCCCGGATCACCACCACACTGACGCTGCTCGCCGCGGTGGCCGCCTGCGCCGTCCTGGAGGCGGCGCTGCTCCGGCACGACTTCAGCGTGCGGTTCGTGGCCGAGAACGGCGGACACGGCGTTCCCGTCTACTACACGGTGACCAGTCTCTGGTCGGCGCTGGACGGCTCGCTGCTGCTCTGGCTGCTGATCCACGGCGGTTACGCCACCGCCCTGGCCCGTCGCCCGGGCCGGTACCCCAGCCGGCTGCACGGGTACGCGATGGTCGTGGTCAGTGCGGTGGGCATGTTCTTCTTCGCGCTGGCGTACTTCGCCGCGAATCCCTTCCGGACGGTACAGCCCGTGCCGGTCAGCGGGCCGGGCCCCAACCCGCTGCTGCAACAGCACCCGGCGATGGGTCTGCATCCCCCGCTGCTGTATGCCGGTTACATCGGCCTGGTCGTCCCGTTCGCCTTCGCACTCGCCGCGCTGCTCGCCGGCCGGGCGGGCCGCGGCTGGCTGTCCGCCGCCCGACCCTGGGCCCTGTTCGCCTGGGTCACGCTGACCGCCGGCATCGGCCTCGGCGCCTGGTGGTCCTACGCGGTGCTGGGCTGGGGTGGCTACTGGGCCTGGGACCCGGTGGAGAACGCCTCCCTGCTGCCCTGGCTGACCGCCACCGCGTTCCTGCACACCACCCTCCCGGCGGGCCGCCCCGGGACCCGGGCCACCTGGAACGTGCTGCTGGCCTGCGCGAGCTTCGTGCTCGTGCTGCTGGGCACGTTCCTCACCCGGTCCGGCGCGGTGGCCAGCGTGCACGCCTTCACCGCCTCCCCACTGGGGCCGATGCTGCTCGGTTTCGTGCTGCTCGCGGTGACCGTCTCGACGGTCCTGTCCGGATGGCGCGCTCCGCCGCCGGCGGCGGGGCCACCCGCGCCGCTGCTGTCACGGAGCACCGCAGTGCTGGTGAACGGGGTCCTGCTGCTGACCATCACGGCAATGGTCCTGGTCGGCACCATCTTCCCGCTGCTCTCCGAGTCCCTCGGCGGAACCCGGACCGCCGTCGGGCCCGCCTACTACCACCGCACCGCCGTGCCGTTGGCCGTCGTGCTGCTGGTGGTCATGGGCGCGACGCCGGCCCTACGGGGGTCGCCCCGGCGGCTCGCCGTGCCGGCCGGCGCCGCGCTGGCCACCGTCGCCGTGGTGGGGCTGGCCAACCGGCCCGGTCTTCCCGCACTCACCGCCTTCGCCGCCGGAGCCTTCGTGCTCGCCGGCGTCGCCGGGCAGGCGACCGACCGGCTACGACGGCCCGCGCGGGCGTCCCGCCGAGCCCGACTCGCCGGATTCGCGGGGCTGGCGGCGCACGCCGGCATCGCGGTCGTGGCCCTGGGCGTGGCCGGCACCTCGGCCTACAGTGCCAGCGCGGAGCGGGAGCTCCGGGTCGGCGAAGCCGTCACGGTCGGCGACGTCTCGGTGCGGCTGGTCGAGGTGCACCGTCAGGCCGGCGCCGACGGCATGGCGGTGAGCGCCCGGCTCCGGCTGACCGAGCCGCGGGATCGCGACCGGATCCTCGCCCCCGACCTGCGCTACTACCCCGCGCGGGACACGGCCGTCACCGTGCCGCGGATCGAGACGGGTCTGCTGCGGGACACGTACGTCACGCTGATCGCGGTGGCGCCCGACAACAGCGGAGCAACGGTACGGCTCGCCGTCAACCCGCTCGTCGGCCTGCTCTGGGCCGGTGGTGCGCTCACCGTGGCGGGCGGCCTGCTGGCGTTGTTGACGTCAGTCCGGCAGCGTCGCACCGGCAACTCCCGCCCGCCTGAGGTCCGACCGGCCGTAGGCGCCGCCACCGTCGCGCAGGCCCGGACGTGA
- a CDS encoding TlpA family protein disulfide reductase gives MKARVRSRRPPRVALPALALLLTAAVGAVLAVGLRSPTTVASAGTAPGAVAPALSGPTLDGGHFDLADAHGQVLVVNVFASWCGPCREELPLLVEARQRWSTRGLQLVGLNVRDGPEAVRALLRDTGAETMTVLTDPDGTLAVGWGVRGLPETFVVDREGRIADREQGQVSRQWLEQRVGPLLAG, from the coding sequence GTGAAGGCTCGGGTGCGCTCGCGCCGGCCGCCCCGCGTCGCGCTGCCTGCGCTGGCTCTGCTGCTGACCGCGGCCGTCGGTGCGGTGCTCGCGGTGGGCCTGCGTTCGCCGACGACGGTCGCCTCGGCGGGTACGGCACCCGGCGCCGTCGCTCCGGCGCTGTCCGGTCCGACGCTGGACGGGGGTCACTTCGATCTGGCTGACGCACACGGTCAGGTGCTGGTGGTCAACGTCTTCGCCTCGTGGTGCGGACCGTGCCGGGAGGAACTGCCGCTGCTGGTCGAAGCCCGGCAGCGCTGGTCGACGCGGGGGTTGCAACTGGTCGGCCTGAACGTGCGGGACGGCCCCGAGGCGGTGCGCGCGCTGTTGCGCGACACGGGCGCCGAGACGATGACCGTGCTGACCGACCCCGACGGCACGCTGGCGGTGGGCTGGGGCGTACGGGGCCTGCCCGAGACCTTCGTGGTGGACCGGGAGGGGCGGATCGCCGACCGGGAGCAGGGGCAGGTGAGCCGGCAGTGGCTGGAGCAGCGGGTGGGGCCGCTGCTGGCCGGATGA
- a CDS encoding cytochrome c-type biogenesis protein CcmH: protein MRWRGALGSVVMAALLAAALVGLIRSGSAGERADPVRSIAAGLRCPACQGESVADSRSPIAAAMRQVVADQVAQGRPPDEIRRWFVQRYGEDVLADPPLHGPALLLWVVPLLVLLAAGFAAVRTLRPARRRSATRPITAPSARAARLAWRAGSLGLVAIVASVALAATRVGPTAAGGAAADPAAVAVLLARDLEQQQQYGAAADLYRQALRTQPDDSIRLRLAFTLVRAGDPAGAEQMARQVLTNTPDSPDALLVLGLAQREADRGEADATLRRFLAAAPDHPAAAEIRRLLAARP, encoded by the coding sequence ATGAGGTGGCGCGGGGCCCTGGGCTCGGTCGTCATGGCGGCCCTGCTGGCGGCGGCCCTCGTGGGGCTGATCAGATCCGGGTCCGCCGGGGAGCGGGCGGACCCGGTGCGGTCGATCGCCGCCGGCCTGCGCTGCCCCGCCTGCCAGGGCGAATCCGTCGCCGACTCCCGCTCGCCGATCGCTGCCGCCATGCGGCAGGTGGTGGCCGACCAGGTCGCGCAGGGGCGCCCTCCCGACGAGATCCGCCGTTGGTTCGTGCAGCGCTACGGGGAGGACGTGCTCGCGGATCCACCGCTGCACGGGCCGGCGCTGCTGCTCTGGGTCGTCCCCCTGCTGGTGCTGCTGGCCGCCGGCTTCGCGGCCGTACGCACGCTGCGCCCGGCCCGGCGACGATCCGCCACGCGGCCGATCACCGCGCCGAGCGCCCGGGCTGCCCGGTTGGCCTGGCGGGCCGGCTCGCTCGGCCTGGTGGCCATCGTCGCGTCGGTGGCACTGGCCGCAACCAGGGTCGGTCCGACGGCTGCCGGCGGAGCGGCGGCCGACCCGGCCGCGGTCGCCGTGCTGCTGGCCCGGGACCTGGAACAGCAGCAGCAGTACGGCGCGGCGGCGGACCTGTACCGGCAGGCGTTGCGCACCCAGCCGGACGACTCGATCCGACTGAGACTGGCCTTCACCCTCGTCCGCGCCGGCGACCCGGCCGGTGCGGAGCAGATGGCGCGGCAGGTGCTGACGAACACGCCCGATTCGCCGGACGCCCTGCTGGTGCTCGGCCTGGCCCAACGCGAGGCCGACCGGGGCGAGGCGGACGCCACCCTCCGGCGCTTCCTGGCCGCCGCGCCGGATCATCCGGCGGCCGCCGAGATCCGCCGGCTGCTCGCCGCACGACCTTGA